From Bicyclus anynana chromosome 11, ilBicAnyn1.1, whole genome shotgun sequence:
ACGTCACGGAAGCGAGCCAGGATACCTTGACCTCTCGTCGCGATGTTGCCGTCTCGAGGAGTGTATCGCGCGGTGGGCGCCGCCCGGGCGGTCCACGCGGGGGACCCCGACCCCCTGTATCGATCGCGCCGTGGCGGCGGGCGCCACAGCCACACGGAGCGCCGCTCGCTCCCGGCCGCCCGCGCTCAGCCGAAGGGTCGGTACAGCGCAGCCTGCAGCCGCTCTCTCTGCCCGACGCGCACAGGTGAGTACCTGACACGACGCCTTCAGTGCAGTCAGCTGTCGCAGCGTAGGTTTCGCTAATACAAGAAGTTCTGTTTTCAAAGATTCCGCGATACCGAAACACTcgtaatataatataggtagtaggtaggtattactaGTAGTACTACAGTAAGTACCTagttcttatttatatttaaatacatatttattttaatcaatgcCGCTGTGACTGATATATATGTAAAGTGTGTAACttttatactttaaattattatggtttgttaaagtataataatagtaacTTTTTGCTGAGGTTTAAAAatgtaccgttcgtttttagacggatgataaaggttttatattacattacagcacatgtgcattttactttacattacagcacatgtacgtaatgagatacattacaatattgaaattgttgaagtaacagatactttacgagcaaatctatctatactatctatactaatctatatctatatctatactaatattataaagaggtaaagtttgtaagtttgtaagtttgtcacattttttaaatggggtaatcttcggaactactggtccgatttcaaaaattctttcaccagtagaatgctacattatcggggagtgctataggctatattttatattagtatgatatatattcgctgagttaacacagttttagtcgtacaggtcggaccgaaaatcctcttaagcagacttattcgcatgcgctgccttaaccattgtgtaaaattgaaattaatgtatggaggctttatgtatctttaaaagttctacaaaaaagtccgcgacaccatatatctatcttctatatattagcagatatagtaccttttgtgttttaaaaattataaattttatatacttaggtttgcgtcattatttatgctacttaacttaaattcttatcaaaataaattatttaataatcacaaggatattatggagataagatttgccctttatagtatgttaattagttaaatagtttcggagataatacaaaatttctaaaagacgcagaaattaagctacatgacgccccgcgctttcaattacgtagttcccgttcccgtgtgaatatggggatcaaacatagcctgtgacactcgcaaataacgtagctttctattggtacaacaattttccaaatcggtccagtagatccagagattacctcgtacaaccacacaaactttacctctttataatattagcatagaagtctctatttcccttggtcatcgcaccactctcgaagggctggaccgattttgctaagggtaggagtaagatagataatttatagagtagggtagggtacgggtaggaaagcgtaggggtagtgtaggggtagggtaggggtagggccggggtagggtagaggtagggtaggggtagggccggggtagggccggggtagggtagaggtacgggtaggatagggaagtggtagggtaggggtaggataggcgtgagataggggtacgggtgggataggggtaggaaagtgatagggtacggggagggtcggggtaggatgggggtagggtactggtagggtagggtagaggttggggtagtggtagggttggggtagggtagggtagaattagggtagaagtagggtagggtaggggtagtagtaaagttgacaacgaattttacgcggacgaagtcgcgggcgtccgctagtgtgttataaagtaatatattatgatttgtaacaaaacatttacaattgataacttTTCGGTTGGCCGAGTAGTTATCATAGTAGTAGAGTAGTAGTAAAAGCTACAATCAATCAGGAACTAGGGATGGCGATTCTTTCCGAAAAAGATCGATTTTTAGATCGATTCGAATCGTGACCTGACGAATCGATCTACAAAAAAATCGAGGTCTAAAAGATCGATTTTCGAAAAATCGATCTTTTTTCAAATTCGCTTTTACAATGTacttataaatcaattttattaaaaacaaggcAAATGTTATAATTAACGATCTTTTAATCAGTAAAATCAGGGAATtcgataataacaattatttttatttccatatcAAAGTATCAGATCAGGTAGAAAAcaagacattattttcaaaatttattatttacaaaacaaataggTACTTTAGCTTATAGTTCCCAATGCTTAATatctaaactttttaaaaacaaaagtctGTCGAGTCTACTGGGATCCAAGCGGTTCCGTTCATCACTTGCGATGTTTCCGACAATTGAAAAAAGGCGCTCACAAGGAACAGATGATCCTACAATACTCATATACATCATGGCTTTTGAATAAACGTGGTGATAAATAGAGTTTTTTTGTTCTTGCCAGTAAAGTCATACTTCAGGTGCACAACTGCCTGCGATAAATAATGTTTGAATTCTTCATTTAAGCCTTGACTTTCCTGTGCAAGTGCATTACACGAAGAAAGTTGCTTTTTCACAAGTAACTTATGAAAATCCCAAATTCCTTTATTCATATCATTATCAGTACCTTCTATAGAGTCGACATCCTCAATATTATTTTGTGGAAGTTGTTGCTGAGTAATATCTGAAATTGCAGTGTTGATTCTATTTATCGCTCTTGAACAGGCTACATGGTcagtaaaatgattttttttaaatctaggaTCTAAAATGGTCGCAGCAGCCAACAAATGAACTTGCTCGACACTcccaaatctttttttaagcCGTCCACAAttaaagttttagttttacAAGTATAAGTATAACAATACAACAGATAACATCTGTTctttcctcagaccaattattgtataggacctgcctcgcttgacattacttttctgtcaaagtatatgatcaacgatctaatgcgattataaaaaccgtctctatagtatcgatgttaaatagtcgtaatccgtgttcgtcggttaaagagctccataaaaatacctttctgtgtacctaattgaatggtgtaaaaaacgggcaaaaacttctagtttagtacaagatatataccaaatctaagctcgttttcctcagaaaatgacagactattttgttcgtgactatgagtgcgatacaggtccttctataattggtctgaggttcttTCAATGGCACAATAACAGTTATTGCAAATAACAGGCATCAATACATGCGCTAGTAAATAACAGAAACACCGACACTCTCTGTTAtctgtatatttgttattttgtatcTATCTTTGTCTCTTTCTTACTAACACGATTCATGCGAACTAAAAAGAGAAAGATTTGttgctatataatatatatcgcCGTTACCTTCACACCGGTATGATTTATACAAGTTAAAGCGAGAAAgacctattatttattactatacaaAAGAAACTAACGTCAACTCTAATTTGTCGTATTATGTCCATGGGGTATACAATACAACAGTAGTGTCACCTTGTGACTGTTATCCACCAACTTACGAAGTTTGCCATGCTTAGCGATTTAAGAGTTAGTAATATTTTCCCATCAATAGATGACGCTAATAGTTTCAATTTGGCTGTCAGCCATCTCGTGAGATTTTGAGTAATTAACTGGCAGCACTCTTGTAATACGGGCACCTTCAACTAATGGTATGGTTTATACCAAAACAGAAAAAATCGAATGTCGATTTTAAAGGGTGATGTATCGATCCAATGAATCGATCCAGTACTACatatcgatttaaaaaatcgatttttttggCTCGAAATATCGATTATTCGATTAATCGATCTCAGATCGCCATCCCTATCAGGAACCTATACTATATAGGTATATCGGGTAGGTATATTCCGTGGGCAGAATTTATGAGAACAACTGTTCCTATCCAATTATTCCTCGCAATCATTTGTAGCTTCACAATTGCTATCACTCATAATCCCACAAATATTGTacacgcgaaagtttttatggttGTATGGATGTACTTTGGTGTGGAGTGGTTAATAGTTAATAGGtatgaaatttcattttaaacatTTCATGCAATATACAACGAAGGTTTAGACATATTTTAACGATTTTTCGCCAATGTAAAGTTATATTATCAAAAAGGAACAGGGATTGTAGGTTATACCTACGTACTTAATGGAAAAAATTTTAGAGATCAGTaggaaaattgtaaaaaaaacctaatccaatgcggacgaagtcgtgggcttCCGCGTATTACGTTCTGGTAGGTAGATACTTCGTAGAAGATTGCGAAGATAATTTGAAATATCAGAAATCAATCGATCAATCACAGCTGACACGGGCTTGGATGTAATTTGGGACagatgtatgtatgttgtatGTAGTCGGTAGCCCACATAGGCTCGTGTCTATCCCGATGGGATCCACGCGATTGAAGTCGCGAGATACCTGTAGTTCATTTTAATACATAGTTACCCGTATTACTCGTGTGTGTGTAGTagtaccacagaaaacataagtACACACGAGTAATACAAGTATTCGACTTACGGGCTACAggcgtacctacctactctgaTATATTTAGTTATGAATGCAAATTAGATATTATTAGAGCACTACGTCCTGCTATGATGGCTAGCCATggtgtttttataatttaataggcGCAATAATCAATTCTACGCGCCTTTACTGATAGTGACGGAATAGTGTTACTGTTACTAAGCATTTGCAGTTTACTAGACGTTACAAACGCTTATGAACATTTGGACTGAGAATATAATTCAAGGTATGGTCGGATGGCGGTCGGACGTCCTCCTCATTATTATGAACATAAATCGATGTCCGCTGGCGCCGACAATGTCTCTGGTAAATGGTAATGTTCGAGGTCAAGGTCGACGGAGTCTTTATGGGCGGTAGGTAGACGTAGCGGAGCATCCGCCGGCGCCGCCATTGCTCCGTTCGTGAGACGGTTCGCTTGTGTTGTgtgttaacaatattaaaattaaaggtaACAAAgtgcgtgccttcaatagctgggtcatgcccttactcatatacacttttggcattctaaagtggactcaaaccgaactggattccctagactgtaaagtccgcaaactgctgacgtcataccggatgcatcacccccgttcatctgtaatgagattgtacctcccacgcaagtgtggaagacgtggcttcttaaacgccaagaacctccataatcgtgaggtgtgcaatctcagagatcattttctcaagatgaatgtgagtatgtatcaggatgtcgttgcagtggataagggacttaccccgctatccctaggcaaagagaactggcgcaagcctatagtaattagtaactcagatcgtgtggtaatatggaagagcaaggagttgcatggacgattctacaaggcccttactgggccggatgtagatcaaataacatctgtatcttggttgcaattcggtgacctctttggggaaaccgagggttttgtctgtgcaattatggacgaagttataaagacgagaaactaccggaaacacattatgaaagatggcactctagacatctgtcgagcgtgtcatcgtcctggggagtccctcaggaatattgtgtccgggtgttctcaccttgctaacggcgaatacttgcacagacataatcaagtagccaagataatccaccaacagcttgctcttcaatatggccttatcgattttgagatgccttactataggtacgacccagcgtcagttcttgaaaatagcagtgcattgctctactgggaccgaacgattatcactgacaggtatattgtagccattgacctgatatagtgctagtcgatcggtcagtgcgtcgtgcaataattgttgatattacggttccacatgacgataatctggttaaagccgaaaaggaaaaagtatcaaaatacttggaccttgctcacgagattaccgccatgtggaatgttgagtcaactattattgttccgatagttgtttcagtcaatggtcttatagcgaaaagcttcgaccaacaccttaagaagctttcgcttaactgttggatcaagaatcggatacaaaaggcagtgattcttgagacggcgcgtattgtgaggaggttcctcactctggagccctgaccaccggttgcttgggcactcaaatgtcccgcagcgggaggggaattttttttttataaatttttaatattgttttgtattttatacttatattgttaaaaattaaaaaaaagaagtaatagaTAAATGagagaatttaaaattattgaaacatAACTGAATGATGCATcaatagaatgacgaataaatttttctttttgtacaaTTCCAGATGGTCGCCGTGCAGCGCGCCCGCCGTGGTGTCTGACCGAGCGAGCGGCGCACGAGGCGTCCGCCGGCGCGCATGGGGCCCGCGTGCGCCGCGCTGCAGCTGTCGGCCCGGATGCTGGCGCAGAGCAAGCCGGTCTCTCTCAAACTGAACAGCGTGGCGCGCCAGTCCAGCCGGTACTCGGCTCGAGACCCAAGGTTAAGACGCTGAGCGCGACCGCCCCGCGCCGAGCCAGTATTACTATTTAGATATCGTTAAACTAGGCTAAATTAAAAATGGCATCGCAGAAAGAAATTCAAAGTGTCATTCTCAGAAACAGAGCTCCCCGCGACGGGCACGAACCCCGAGAGGCCGTTCGAGAATCGTTGTTGACAGACTCGACGTCGGGCATCGTCAGAGGCGACGAGGACACGACGAGCGTCGACTCCTTCTCGAGTCCGGACCTGGACGTCAGTAATAAAGAGTGTTTGTCGAAGTTTACAACCGGCGAGGTGCGCAAAAGTGTGCAGTACGAAGAAGACTTCGACGGAATCAAACTCGTTGCAAATAATAACACGGTCGAACCTGGAGATCGGCAGAAATCTACGAGCCGTGCCTTCGGAGCCGTGGAAGTTGGTCAAATTATAGAAGACCAGACGCTCGTGACGGACGATGACAAGAAAGTGATCATACCGGACGGTGGATGGGGTTGGGTCGTAGTGTTGTCGTCGTTCGTGATATCTATGATCGCAGATGGGATCAGTTTCTCCTTTGGATTGCTGTATATCGAGTTCTTGGAAGAGTTCAAAGCCAGCAAATCGACCACAGCTTGGATCGGCAGCTTGTTCATCGCCGTGCCGCTCCTGTCCGGTCCGGTGATGAGCGCGCTGGTGGACCGCTACGGATGCAGAAGTATGACGATCTTGGGAGGTATTATTTCAACCGTTGGCTTTGTGCTGGCTTCCATCTCGAACACTttggagatgatgatgataacgttCGGCGTGATCGCCGGGCTGGGGCTCGGCCTCGTGTACGTGACCGCCGTCGTGTCGATCGCCTACTGGTTTGAGAAGAAACGAAACCTCGCGGTCGGCTTGGGGGCTTGTGGGACCGGTGTCGGTACGTTTGTTTATGCGCCGATGacacaatattttattgaagaGTTTGGATGGCGAGGGACTATACTTTTGCTGTCCGGTACTTTACTGAATTTGTGCGTCTGCGGTTGCGTTATGCGAGACCCTGAATGGTGGATTTTAGAACAAAAGAAACACAGAAAGTCTAAGGATGATGATAAAAGTAATAGAGAGGATGCCAAATCAAAACAGTCGAGCTCTGTGTCTGTTGCCAACGTGTGTTATGATAATGAAACACTCACTCGCGGAAAGAACATGAAGACGCTGATATCTAAAGAAACGACACCTGAACAGGTGATTAAAGATGAAGCGACTGATATACGAAAACGTGAAGATTTAGCCTTAAGCGATAAACAGAAAAGTAACCGCCACTGTGAGTCATTAGTTAACTTGCCGACGTACCTCACGTACGATGATAAggtaatacaaataatacttgCTTCAAAATATGTTGTTTTATGGGTTTGgagtttcataatatttttgtttcaggcTTCAAAAAAGTTGTTAGATACACTGGTCAATGATGCGAGTAACA
This genomic window contains:
- the LOC112051941 gene encoding monocarboxylate transporter 14-like; the encoded protein is MASQKEIQSVILRNRAPRDGHEPREAVRESLLTDSTSGIVRGDEDTTSVDSFSSPDLDVSNKECLSKFTTGEVRKSVQYEEDFDGIKLVANNNTVEPGDRQKSTSRAFGAVEVGQIIEDQTLVTDDDKKVIIPDGGWGWVVVLSSFVISMIADGISFSFGLLYIEFLEEFKASKSTTAWIGSLFIAVPLLSGPVMSALVDRYGCRSMTILGGIISTVGFVLASISNTLEMMMITFGVIAGLGLGLVYVTAVVSIAYWFEKKRNLAVGLGACGTGVGTFVYAPMTQYFIEEFGWRGTILLLSGTLLNLCVCGCVMRDPEWWILEQKKHRKSKDDDKSNREDAKSKQSSSVSVANVCYDNETLTRGKNMKTLISKETTPEQVIKDEATDIRKREDLALSDKQKSNRHCESLVNLPTYLTYDDKASKKLLDTLVNDASNKNDLQIKVPSFTTRTSDVNVDENSPPIVRFTKDGLQRTHSEKFDHTKENMLENCQLKHPKLGQIRRSLSETKDNKPLLKQDSKESRRDWLKKQLSVNHHYLKDLKMPLNSISHRNAMLNIKRYKLKASSCPDIFKNSMITVNEQEEKWYAECALCLGAMFDVSLLTPPFLLLCCGTVVIFVWFIVPYFYLAELMTHRGYSEDDGAFVLSLIGIANTVGMVSLGWLGDRCARVSLLYAACLVLCGAAAAGVPRAAAGGPAPLAAVCAAFGLLFAASFTFTPSLLVTLVSLDDFTPAYGLVLLAQGVGHLIGPPLSGLIYDVTQSWEPAFYLAGGWLGAAGALVALIHPVQRYRQRDPGAA